A region of the Verrucomicrobiota bacterium genome:
CCATGTGTGTGATCCGCCGCGTCCGCTGGTCAACGTTGTCGAAGTCGATCTCGACGCGCAACGGCTCGGCCTCCTCCTCTGCCCCGGCGGCCTCCTTCTCTTCCCCCTCGCCCTCCTCAACCTCCTGCTCGGCGTCCGGATCCTTCGGCTCATCGGGGTCGGCTTGCTCTCGCTGGAGCGCAAGTGCGTAGATCTCCGGCTCAATGGTGTCACAGCCGTCGTCCTTGCCCGTCTCGCGCTTGGCGAGGAACAGCAGGTACTTGCCGTCGGGTGAGAAGACCGGATTCCACTCGCCGTACGTGTCGTTGTAGAGCTGGCGCTCCTCTTTCGTCTCGAGCGAGTAGACCCAGAGATGCTCCTCGCAGTCGTGATCGTTCTTCGCGTACGCGAGCCACCGCCCATCAGGCGACCACGCGCTGCGGCCGATCGACCGGTCCGGGGAATCCGTGATCCTGGCCGTCTCGCCTGATTCGAAGTCGTACAGGTACAACCCGTGTCCCGCTTGGTATGTGAGCGCTTTGCCATCGGGCCGGAATGCAGTCCGGTCGCTGAGCCACGTCCACAACTCCACGGCCAGGAGCGACTCGGGCGGGACGATCTCCGTCACCGCCCCCGTCGCGAGGTCCTGCACGTAGATGTGCTCCTCGCCGCTTCGGTCCGAGATGAAAGCGAGCTTGGTCCCGTCGGGCGAGAATACCGGCACGTGGTCACGGCCGGGCTCGGCCGAGACGCGCACGCGGTCGCCTCCCTTTTCCGTCGGCACGGTGAACAGGGCGCCGCGGCACGACACGGCCAGGCGCTTCCCATCCGGCCGCACGGCGAACTCGTCGCAGCGCGAGTCGTACGTCACCCACGTGGAAAGCTCGCGCTTGGGTTCGGCGGCCATCGTGACCGGCACTTGCCGGGCCGTGCCGTCCCGCGTCGAGACCGCCCAGATCGCGAAGTTGCACTGGTAAACGATCGTTCGGCCGTCGGGCGAGATCGCCGGGTAAACCACACCGGGCCCGTCGTGGTGTGTGACCTGCTGCGCGTCACCACGCCCGCGCCGCAGGCGGAACAGGTTCTTCGGGCCGTTGCGCTCGGAGACGAAGTAGATGTCGCCGTTCGGCGCGAACAGCGGCCACGAGTCCGGCCCGGCGAAGTCGGTGCGCTTCTCGAACGTCCCCGCCTCGAGGTCGGCCACCCACACGTCCGAATTGCCGCTGCCAAGATAGCCCTTGCGCCACGAATCCCCGATCTGCCGGCGGTTGAACGCAAACTGCTTCCCGTCGGCCGAGAACGTGCCGAATCCCGCCTCCCCGATGCGCAGCAGCTCGGCCTGCCCGCTTTCGACCGCAATCGTGTACAGCCACGATCCCCATGTCCCGTTCGGCTCGCCGCGGAACACGATCCGCTTCCCGTCGGGCGTCCAGGTCACCGGCTCCTGTGTCGTGCTGCTCCACGTGAGCTGCCGGGCCTCGCCGCCCGTCGCCGGCACAACGAACACGTTGGTCGGCCCCGTCCGGTCGCTCGCAAACGCAACCAGCGATCCATCAGGAGAGAGCACCGGGTGCACGTCGCGCCCCGGATGGTCCGTGATCCGCTTGAGCGCCGAGCCGTCCTCGCGCACCGTCCAGATGTCGCCGAAACACGAGAACGCGATGATCCCCTTGCTGATGCTTGGATGGTAGAGCAGCCGCGGCGGAAGCTCGCCCGCCTCGTCGGCCGCCAACGCGGGGACCGCCAGAACAACAAGCAGCAGCGCAAGGACTCTCAGAGTAATGGACTCTGCCATGGCGATGGGTTCTCCTCCGTCGGTGATCAAGGCTCTGGCTGCGGCCCGGACACGCATGGCCCGGCGCCATTTATGGAAGTGGACGCTTGACCCCGCGCGCCGGTTCCCTCGATCCGGACTTCCGCACCGCCCGCCGCGGCAGGATCGTTCGCCTCATTCGTCGTCGCGCTGGAAGATCCGCGGCCGGAGCAGTCCGAGCCTGGCCAGATAGAGCTGCACGACCGTCTCGAGCGTGCGCAGCCCATACGTCAGGCTGCGCACGAAGTTGATCGACGACGCCTCGGCCATGTAGCGCACCGGAACCGGTACGTCGCCGATCCGGAACCCGAAGTACACGGCCTGCATGAGCAACTGGCTGTCGAAGACGAAGTCGTCCGAGTTCTTGTGATACGGGATCGTCCGCAGCACGTCGGCCGTGTAGGCCCGGTAGCCCGTGTGCCACTCGCCGAGGTTCTGCCCCGTCAGGAAGTTCTCGATGATCGTCAGCACCCGGTTGCTGAAGTACTTGTACACGGGCATACCGCACGCCAGCGTTTCCTGCCGGGTCCGGATCCGGTTGCCGAGCACCACGTCGCAAATGCCCGCATCGAGAAACCCCGCAATGTGCGGTGCGAGCCGGCTGTCGTACTGATAGTCGGGATGGATCATAATGACGATGTCGGCGCCGCGTTTGAGCGCTTCGTCGTAGCAAGTCTTCTGATTGCCGCCGTAGCCGCGGTTGCGTGCGTGCTCGATCACGGTCAGACCGAGCCGCCGGGCGATTTCGACCGTGTTGTCCCGCGACACGTCGTCAACGAGGATGATCTCGTCGACGCTCCCGGCCGGGATGTCGCGCACGGTCGCCTCGATCGTCGTCGCCGCGTTATACGCGGGCATCACAACGATGACTTTTGTTCCCCTCGGCACGGTTTTCTCCCTGTCTGTTGGCTCGACCTGCGGCAAGCAAGCCGGTGCAGTGTAGACGAAAACCAGCGCCCACCGCCAGTGCAGAGACGCGCCGGTCGCCCCTTGACCATGCCCGCGCCTTCGGCCACACTGGCGTCGTATCTTCACGGGAGGTCCTGAGCCGTTCAAGGCGCCCCGGACGGAACGCGTGTTCCTGTCTGTCCGCACCTCGGCGGCCTCCTGCGCGTCCCGCGCCGCGACCCCGGTGTGCCCAAGGAGAGGTGATATGCACCAGATAGCACAGCCCAGCCGCGTCGACGGCCTCGACGTGCTGCGCGCGCTCGCCGTGCTCCTCATCCTCGGCTTCCACGCCACCGACGTCAGCGGTTGGCAGCCCGGCGAATGCGCCTGGCACTTCGGACAGACCGGCCGGCGCCTCTTCCTGCTGCTCTCGGCCTTCCTGCTCTTTCAGCCATATGCCCGCGCCGCCTACCGCACGGGGCCGGGCAGGGGCGCCATCGACGTAACCGCTTACGCGCTCAAGCGCGCCCTTCGCCTGCTCCCGCTCTACGTGGCAACCGTGCTCGCATTGACTCTCTTCGGATACCTCATGCGGTGGCCGGCCAACGCCAAGAACCTCCTCTACCACCTTCTGTTCATCCACACGTTCGACAAGGGAACGCGCTTCGGCTTGATGGGGCCCCTGTGGTTCATCGCCCTCATCGCCCACTGGTACATGCTTCTCCCGTTCGTTGGCTGGATCTGGTTGAAGCTTAGACGCCCGCTCGCGACCTGGGCTCTCGCCAGCCTCGTCCTCGCCGTCGCCTACGCGCTGGCCTGGGCGTGGCCTCCATTCTCCAGGGAGACCTTCTCGCTTCTGGTCGACCGGAGCCTCGTCGGCGCGCTCCCGTACCTTTTCGTCGGCATGACCGCATCGGCCTGGTTCGCTCGGGAACGCGAGCGGGCGATCACGGCTCACCGCACCTTGCCCATCGCGCTCTGCCTTGCAGTGACCGGTGTCGTCATCGGCACACTCAGCGTCTTCGCCAACGAGGGCGGCCACCATGTGAGCCCGCTGGCGCTCGGCACGATCACTCTCGGGCTTGCGTACGCGTCGCCGAGCGGGAGGGCGCTGGCGCCCCTCCAGGCGTTCGGCAGAATGTCGTATTCGGTCTACATCTGCCACTCGCCCGTGTTCGTCGCCGTAGCGTGGCTCGGCATCTTCGACACGGTCACAAACGGCCCCGCCAGAACGGCGCTGCTCTTCGCCGCAGCTCTGCCGCCGCTCGTCCTGGCCTCCGCCATCTCCTACCGGCTGCTCGAGCGGCCCTTCATCGGCCTCAAGCTCGCCTCTCCACGCCGCACGGTCGCCCAACTGGGCGCCGTCTACGCGGCCGTCATCGCCGCGAGCGCCATCCTGTTCGCACTCGAGAAACCCGCCGCGCCCGGCAAACAACGCCCCACCTTCGTCCCACGCCGCGAGGCACAGGAACCCGTCAAGCAGCCTCATAGCCGGCCGCGCGCCGCAGAACAGGGCACAGGCTGGCCTGAAGCGACACTGCGGCGCACGGCAGTTGCCCCGACACCGCCGCACTGCTATGATCAAGATTCGTAAGGAGGCCGTGTCACTCCGGTTGGAGGGTCCGTGGGGTGCGGACGTCTGGCTCCATCCCGACAGAGATCCCGGTTGTGGAGGCGCACGTGCGTACGGGGCATACAGCAGGACAGCACCTGTTCCATGCCGTGGGCTACCTGGCACTGCTCCTGGCGCTTGCCGTGACGATCCTCTTCGTCATCCACCCCTGGGCCTGGTACTTCACCGGCGGCCTGCCCACGCACTGGGACCCGCCAACCGATGCCGCCCACATCTGCTGGAACGCGCACAACATCCTTCACGGCTCGGTGCTGCGCCCCGTCTATAACGCCAACCACTTCTATCCGCACGCCTACACGATGGCGTTCTCTGAGCCGATGTGGCCGCCGTCGTTCTTCGCCGCCATCATCTACGGGCTCACGGGCAACCCGGTGCTGACCTGGAACGCCACCATGCTGTTCTTCTGGGCGCTCTCCGGCGTCATCATGTACCTCCTGCTGCGTGAGCTGCCCGTCTCGCGCAGCGTCGCCGTCCTCGGCGCGGCGCTTTGCTGCCTGATCCCCTACCGGCTCGGCTACTACGTCGAGCTGAACATGGTGCTCTGCTTCGTCATCCCGCTCGCCTATCTCTTCCTCATCCGCTGGCTGCGGCGCCTCGGCCGGCTCGATGCCGTGCTCTTCGCCGTAGCGCTCTGGATTGCTGCCACGACTTGCCTCTACTACACAGCCATCATGCTCGTGCCGATGCCGTTCGTCGTCATCGCGTTCCTTGCAGGCAACCCGGCCATGCTGCGCAGTCGCCGCTTCCATGCCACGGGCATTCTGGCGACCTTTCTGGCGATGCTGCTCTGCGCTGCCACGCTCTACCCCTACGTGCTCCTGCGCTCGATCGGCAAGTACGAGCGCAGCGTCAGCCAGCAGGCGCGCAGCTCCGTCCAACCGCTGAGCTACCTGCGTCCATCGAAAAACAGCCTTATCCACCGCTTCGCGCCCAAGGCCGATCTCGGCGAGACCACCGTCTTCCCGGGCATCGCGCTGTCGGCCCTCGCGTGCCTCTACTGGGTGCGCCGGCGCATCGTGTTCAGGCGCTGGCGCGGCGTGTCGCCGCGCGGCCAACGCCGCCAAGTGCTTGCGTACATCCGCGCCGCGCTCTGGTTCCTCTTCACCGGGCTCGTCGTCTACGGCGCCTATCATACGCACGCGAGCAGCTTCATCGCGGTCAAGCACCTCATTGTGCCCGCCGTCAATCTCGTCTTCTGGATCTCGCTCGTCCTGCTCTTCATGCCCGTCGAGCGCGACGCCACCGGCCCCGCGCCTGTCCTGGCCGGCCTCGGCGTGGGCGCTGTCGCCTGCTTCATCCTCAGCTTCGGCCCGACGGTCATGGTCGGCCATATGCACGATATCGAGGTTGTCGGCCACAACGTCACCGAGCGCCTGCACGACGCCGTGCCCATCTTCAGCATGGTGCGCGTCATGACCCGTTTCAGCATCATGGTGCTCTTCTTCATGATCACCGCCGGCTGCGTCGCCCTCGACGGCGTGCTACACAAAGTCCCGCGCCGCCTGCGTTGGCTCTGGGTACTACCGCTCATTCTCCTTGTGATCGAGACCTATTCGCGACCGTACGAGTTCGCCGACCAGCACAAGCGATTCGACTCGCCGGTCCAACGCTACCTGCGCGAGCTGCCCGACAAGGTCAGCCTCGCCCAGATCCCCTACGGCCTGCGCGACTTCGACGGTCCCGCCATGCTGGCCACCGTCGGCAAGTGGCACTACCTCGTCAACGGCTGGTGCGGCTTCGAACCCAGACAGCACTACACACTCAAGGCCCATCTCTCCTCGGACCAAGCTAAGGCCGCTGACTGGCTCCGCGAGATCTGGCCAGAGCCGTACCTCCTCGTCGACCGCGAAGGCGTTCGGCACTGGAGCGCGCTCAAGCAAACGACGTTCACAGAAGGAGACCTCAAGCCGTACTGGGACAGGGTCATGAGCGACGACCGCTTCACCCTCTTCCGCCTTCGACCCCTCGATGCGACACCCGCCCACCTCGTGCGCCGCCTCCGCAGCGACGTGCTCCTGCGCCATCCCGTGCTCTCGCTCCGCGCCCATGCAGTCGAGCTGCCTGACGGTGCAACGGCCCGCCTGTGCGTCACCGTCAACGGGAGGGAGGTCTCCGAGATCGAGCTCACCGCCGAGCCGGTGCGCTACGATGTGACGATCCCCAGCCGCGTTGTGGGCAACATGTGGGGGGAGGAAGTGATTCTGACGCTCAAGTACGTCTTCGCTGACCGTACCGTCACCGTCAACGAGGAGGGATGCTGG
Encoded here:
- a CDS encoding glycosyltransferase family 2 protein, which gives rise to MPAYNAATTIEATVRDIPAGSVDEIILVDDVSRDNTVEIARRLGLTVIEHARNRGYGGNQKTCYDEALKRGADIVIMIHPDYQYDSRLAPHIAGFLDAGICDVVLGNRIRTRQETLACGMPVYKYFSNRVLTIIENFLTGQNLGEWHTGYRAYTADVLRTIPYHKNSDDFVFDSQLLMQAVYFGFRIGDVPVPVRYMAEASSINFVRSLTYGLRTLETVVQLYLARLGLLRPRIFQRDDE
- a CDS encoding PD40 domain-containing protein; the protein is MAESITLRVLALLLVVLAVPALAADEAGELPPRLLYHPSISKGIIAFSCFGDIWTVREDGSALKRITDHPGRDVHPVLSPDGSLVAFASDRTGPTNVFVVPATGGEARQLTWSSTTQEPVTWTPDGKRIVFRGEPNGTWGSWLYTIAVESGQAELLRIGEAGFGTFSADGKQFAFNRRQIGDSWRKGYLGSGNSDVWVADLEAGTFEKRTDFAGPDSWPLFAPNGDIYFVSERNGPKNLFRLRRGRGDAQQVTHHDGPGVVYPAISPDGRTIVYQCNFAIWAVSTRDGTARQVPVTMAAEPKRELSTWVTYDSRCDEFAVRPDGKRLAVSCRGALFTVPTEKGGDRVRVSAEPGRDHVPVFSPDGTKLAFISDRSGEEHIYVQDLATGAVTEIVPPESLLAVELWTWLSDRTAFRPDGKALTYQAGHGLYLYDFESGETARITDSPDRSIGRSAWSPDGRWLAYAKNDHDCEEHLWVYSLETKEERQLYNDTYGEWNPVFSPDGKYLLFLAKRETGKDDGCDTIEPEIYALALQREQADPDEPKDPDAEQEVEEGEGEEKEAAGAEEEAEPLRVEIDFDNVDQRTRRITHMVEGIRSPLYVTGDSKRVVFGVEETRGRERVGIVYTARIEWAKESDEDLKEIGRLEFWKLQLAEEGKTIYVLDGGQVRKVPVDGGEVKTVQFSLRFAVDLRAEMRQMYLEAWRALRDGFYDETMHGVDWAGARARYEPFLGSVVAKQEVLDLIIEMIGELNASHCGAWQGGSDQTWTYEDARRLGLRLEPDDASGRYRVSHIYTDGPADKSWLDLKVGDYVFSIEGSDVRAGEDHERLLINPLNDKVTLRVGREADPATAHDVRIAHIRFGEQRQLWYDEWVRQNERTVEAQSDGRVGYLHIRRMDTPSLAKFKKDLQRVRHCEGLIIDVRHNGGGLIDEPLLDILNRRAYNHTRYRGASRKRPRPEEAFYGTKVVLMNAFSFSDAEIFPDGFRRLGHGKLVGEPTHGGVIGTGAFTLIDGSTVRMPVWGFWTPDGQNLENYGVPPDVLVDRSPLDDLNGTDAQLDSAIREVLAGIEAKADQDE
- a CDS encoding acyltransferase produces the protein MHQIAQPSRVDGLDVLRALAVLLILGFHATDVSGWQPGECAWHFGQTGRRLFLLLSAFLLFQPYARAAYRTGPGRGAIDVTAYALKRALRLLPLYVATVLALTLFGYLMRWPANAKNLLYHLLFIHTFDKGTRFGLMGPLWFIALIAHWYMLLPFVGWIWLKLRRPLATWALASLVLAVAYALAWAWPPFSRETFSLLVDRSLVGALPYLFVGMTASAWFARERERAITAHRTLPIALCLAVTGVVIGTLSVFANEGGHHVSPLALGTITLGLAYASPSGRALAPLQAFGRMSYSVYICHSPVFVAVAWLGIFDTVTNGPARTALLFAAALPPLVLASAISYRLLERPFIGLKLASPRRTVAQLGAVYAAVIAASAILFALEKPAAPGKQRPTFVPRREAQEPVKQPHSRPRAAEQGTGWPEATLRRTAVAPTPPHCYDQDS